The segment TGTACTGGAAACTACTGGCTTATTTCCACGTAGTCGTCGGCGACTCATAAAAGCTTTTTTGGGTACAAATGTTAAAAACTCATAGACTCTTATGAGTTCTGTTTTTGGTGGAAATGTTAAAACTCAAAAAAGACTCTTGTTTCCTAATGGCCGCCGAGGACCACAGGCTTGTTTTTATTGGTAAACGTtcggaatatttttttttttttaaactccaATACTCCTTAGCCTTAATTCATAAATGTATTTTCTCCTATGATCAAACGTATACATAATATATAGGTAATAGAAAATCAGGGCATATGTGAAAAGgttttaaaatattgatttgATTACCTACGTCCCCAAAGTGCGCATATCTATATAGgaagatatttatttaaaattccaTAGTTAAAAGTGTTtaagatagagtaatagaaagaTGAATGACCTATAAATTCACAATATTATGCGATTGAGGCCAAAACACGAAGAAAGATCATGTGGTGATTGCATGGTCAATAAACATGACTaatgagatttaaaaaaattaacgaaCCGCCAATCGCACGGAATAAGACCCACGGACCGGCACATTATCCGTGGGCGATCGGGACgttataagtggtatcagagcgaaATTAGTCATCTCGGTTCTGATCCGAGAGGCGCCTTCAGACATGTAGTGGTGCGCAAAGAAAGAGCGTTCTTTGAATGAGTGAATTGTAATATCCCAATTTTTGGTATATATAGAAAAGCTTAAGAGTTAAACGTGGTTGAGATGCAGCAATAGAAGGATGTGTGACATATCAAAAAATGTCATGTTGTAATTGTTGAGGCAGTAAACATGACTAATGAGCTTCCAAAAAATTAACGAAACCCACCGTCGCATGAAATAGAATGAATAGGCGTGGATAGCTCAGTAGCCACAGGCGGTAGGACGTTAAAGTATAGTTATGTGGTGATGCTTATGAAACAAAAGTTGTATCCGTTCCTGATATCCTCCGCATCATAGTTACTGGTGGACCCAAAAAATATTATGACATTAGATTACTAATAAGtaaatgttattaaaatattaaaatatataatattactataGCGTCTAAcatgataaaaacaaaatttagtcGTTATGACATAAAATTCTTGTACCAACAAAGAAATCATCTAAAATCAGTGGTCGTAACTGTAGATCCTAAAGTTTACGCTAAGTATTTTATAGTTCCAGATCACGCAGTGTCAAGAGACAACCGTCATTTGTCGCTCATCCATATGGATATAGAATTATCAATTTAGTTTACAGAGTTTTTATGAGTTTGTttatgttgatgacaaaaaaaaatgttaacgtTTGTAATCTTTGTTCAAAatacatctatcttaaatgaAAAACAGTTAAAAATTAGTTGAAAGGAATTTATCTCTGAAAGCTTGTAAAATAATCTATAAAAAAACTGAAAAGTGAATAAAAGTAGCATAGAAATACTAATTTTATAAAACTGAgttactaaaatttttaaatagttttaattatatttttatttttaatgtttaaaaCCTCCAACTAAGTTTAGTTAAGATtgtaaactaaagatttactcGTAGAATCGGTAGAGAAATTATTTAAtccattaaataaaattagtttaggggtttctaCCTGGTATAAATTTAGTTGAAGAGTTTTATCGTTAAATATCCCTTATAAAATCActgattgtggagcttgttttggaacaagCCCTCATGCTCAACCCCACTAAGATCTATCACAAAGTCAAGCTAGTAACTTAAATCAAACGCTTAATGGATTGccaaaagataaatattttttttgtaaaattggtTATACGAGTTTACAAacaatatataagggattataaAGGAATGTAAAATCATTTAATCCTCTTATAAtcatttatcaattattttaaaactccTATAACCGatttaaaagtattaaaataatttacaaatatttatgcactaattatcaattttataaccAATTTATAAGCCCTTAAAAATGATTAATAAAGCTTTATCAATTATTTCATAAGCCTATAGTTCATGCTATATTGTTTattaacttttataaattatttataagcctttacaaattattttaaaaattcttataagcctttataaattattttacaaattcTTATAAGCTTTATACATTTTTTACAAATCATAGAAGTAATTTACAAGTCtttttaaatatcatataaGCTCTTAGAAATGAttaatatattgtataaataaaattataaacttttaaaaacacTTTTTTATTGTTTGAACTCTTATAACTGATTTTATTACATCTTATAAGTGACTAGTAAGGctttataaatgattttctaACTAATTTTATAAGTTTTCTAACTAATTTTacaagtttttataaataaatttataaatcttaatcttattttagttatttataaaccTCAATCCTATTTTACAAGCTTTTACCAAAACATTATCAGCCTTTAATGATGAAATCCCCAACCAAAATATTTAACTATAAAACAGCATTATAAACGGCATTAAAGTTTGTAATCCAAAATAAACAGTATTATAGACGGAAGTTGAAAAACGCTAACGATTTTTAAGTTGAAGATTTCAAATGTTAAAAGCTAATTGAAAGATTTtatttcgatttttattttgattcaaaaatagtttagaGCTAGGTTTTATCACTAAATACTTTAACTAATAATGATTATGTTattcatttttgttatattagCTTACAAACAATCTTTGAATAGACCACAATTACTAGTGGCAACTAAAAAATAACCATAAtttcttatttaattttcatcaatttgaaaacatattaaatagAATTATTAAGTTTGGTATCTTACACttcacaaatatttttattacatttataatttgatataaattatttaggAAAAATAGAAAGCTAACACATCAATCGAGTTTAAGTTGCATAAGCAAATCTAGccataaagtttttaaaaattcttcaGCATGCTAAGACTTCAAACTCCAATAGTAACTAAAAGGGTCAAATGACAACCatcattttaacttttaatatcatatatttaaatcgCTATTTAATATTAAGTTAGTAGTAAAATAAAGGGaattatatcatatattttgagttatttcatttaaatatataatttgaaattatttcATCAAAAATGATTTGCATTATACCTATTCTGGTTTCTTTTTAAACACCTATTATTGGATTTGACAATTAACTTTAACTAAATGAAACTTTTATCATTAcaaaatatcttaattattatttttaatcaaaaaataaatgttaaatttttcaattttttgaaaaagtaaGCAAGATTTCTAGTCAATATACATGTATACTTGATCCTATGTATGtcaatttaaaatatgttatttatgAAATGAATCTGAACCAAATAGTGATAAAACtgattttcataattattttgattaataaaaatatctatgatttatctttttatGAAAACGCATCACGAAACtcatttaaattgaaaatttatagaatattagcttttttttttaaacgaaacCTGCGTCCGCGTTCCAAGCAGTCCAATGTAGACGGAGGCAGAGAGGTTCACGCACTATCATTGACTGACTTAGAACCCTAGACATTTCTTCGTGTTGACACCCAACAACGGCGAGTCAAAATCTgtgttcttcttttgttttttctatataccttttttttgtcatcgacttatacagactcatactgactctgtaaaccaaaccgggtgatctatatccatgtgaacgacgaaagacagCTGCTTCCTAACACTGCGTGCTATTCTATCCGCCTTTGTATTTTGCGTCCgtggtacatagataatctgTGATCGGGTGAAATTCTCTTTCAGGTTCTTGAcatcttccaaataatttgcaaaagctggccattcttctggttcagaaaccatcttcaccaattgagaacaatccgttgcaaacgtgacctgaaattgacgtaaattcctcatacatACCATTGCCCAGAGTAGcgcttccatctccgcatgaagGGGAGAGAGACTAGCCCGAACATTCCTTGCCCCCAATAATCCATCGAATCCTTCTAAAGTGATGTACCAACCTTGTCCTGAAAAAGTATCACCCTCTTTCCATGAGCCATCCacaaaacaccatcttcctggaaTTGACGGCAGGGTCGTATCTGCTATTTGTGGTAACTATCCTCTGCTCATTCAAACTTTGTGCCTCAGCCCATAGTGTTGATTCTGTTTCTGCCAATTTAATTCTATCCAAAGGATCAATGTCCAGAttactgaaaactttattattcctagctttccagatataccatagtatccatgcaaactgatgatcttcCATCTGCGGAACAACTCTCCAGAACAGATGATCCAAATTTGTCAAGAGAGCACTTGTCGGAAAGATAGctggatttgatggtatcttcgATAGCGCCCAAACCTGAATTGTTGGAAAgtattcaaaaaatacatggttTATGGATTGCTTCTGGGCTCCACATCTTCTACAACAAATATCTCCTTGTATCATTTTCCTCCAGCTTCACAGCAGTTAGGTTCTGGAACTCATCCCCAAAATAAAACTGATGAAATTTTAAAGCTTTCCTAAACCCCATGTAAATGTAGCGATGAAGAATCTCCCCAAACTCGTTAGTAATCATAGTGGATTTCGTTTTAAACAGAACGAAAATCATATCCTGAATATCCTTAATTTGACAGATGAAAGAGCCAATAATCCTTAGACCCCAAAACTTCCCTTGATTTCTCAAATCTCTTACGAGATCTGAAAGATATTGCCCTGCAGAAACTTCCTTTTGCTTCCATCGATTCCCAAAAACACACTGATGCTGATGATCTATCCATTGAAGACCCTCGATAGCCCAAAGACTCCCTGGATCCCACCGTTGACGACCCATTCAACCCTAATATACATTCGCCGTCGCCATCGCTTTTTGATATTCAATTGTCTTCATAAGCATATTTTTCTATATACCATAGTCCGTGTTTTGTATTTTGTAGTCTTCGCTTACAAAATTAGGCTAATACTCTACTAGCGGCACATTTAAGTAAAcataaaaaacaataaaacaaaaacataaattaattaaactcAAGATGCTTGCCCATGGGatcaaaattaataatatactagattttgacccgcgcttgagAAGCGcggatatttttttgttgattgttTGATAAAATTTGAATGAATTCTAACTATTTATtagatatctatactattaaaaaatgtttcaatgAATCATCAATAATTTTGGTCCATTGTCTCCATGAGTAGATGACTTTGACTTGTACACGCCAAGCAGTCTTGTGTTGTTTAAAGTCTTTCAAAAAAGTCATCTGCAtattattaatcatgtttttggAATCGTTTCTTTGCTGACTCTTTTCTAATGTTTTGGTTTTGATATAGTTGATGGTAAAAAGATACTCCCTCCATTTCATTTTATTTGTGTTCTAGGTTTATGCACACAGACTAAGAAAAcatatgattttgtatatttccGAAACAAAAACACAATTACCTATACACCTAACCATTTTTCAATCAATAGAATAACAAAGCGgagaattttattaataaattttgcattgaaactCTAAAACGATATTTATTTTGCAACGCAATTTTTTCCCTACAACGGCAATTAAATCGAAACGGAAGGAGTATCGAGTTAGTCAATATTTTATAATAGGAGATGTTTGTAGTCGATGTAGGCTAAGAGAAGTTATGATAGATTAATAATCAATGTTGGTTACCAAAAATCTTAGTAGAAAATATAAGTAGAATCAATTAGATATTTTGGTTGATACAAATAAGGAAAATAAAGTATTTGGCCGTAATAAATAAACTTGTAGACCAAGTAActtaaattttaagtatttttttggttagataatagtaaaaataattaacaaaagaaatctAAGATTATATCCACATATTCACagcatattcttttttttgtttacatagtTTGTTAAGTATAGATATTTAAtctttttaaatgtaaataataaaaattagtttagtattatctttttttggtgatatatgaattagtatataattttgtgatatatattttggatttttttgtcataaattaatatatttatgaaatacATGTATTAATAGTATCGATCATATAATATTCATCAATGTTTATAGAACTACACAACCATAGTGGTCAcctatatttataattaacaaatttgtattttaaacatataacaCAAAATCAATTAGTAGTATATGGTCTTTCCTTGAGTTTTTGTAAAACGTGACAACTTTAGTGATCatgaaagttatatatatttataaatgtaatGTTTTTATTCAGTTTCTTATAGTTTATTCACTTAAATATGGTATGTCCGAACCAAGAGAAATATTAATGTCATTAtatgttataataaaaaaacaattaagttgcatcaatttagaaaaaaaccaaaataattaatcatataatgtataaaaatataactttacaTAAATAAGACTTATTAGGTTTCTAATGaataggtccaacaaccttttataagtagattttttaggactccttcccttttaatagtatagatataatttgttttaaaaaaaactcaagatgCAAGATACAAAAATCCGTGGGTGCGTATTAGAATATGTTTCGgcttaaattttgttaaaatataaataatattttataaaataaatatcttctTAAAAATAGTAGGGTGCAATTGTACATAGTCACCTAAATAGATTCACCGTTCAAGAATGATTTTTGCTGTTTTGGTCAGAATATGCTATTCTATATAAGAAACCAATTTTtgtctaaatatttaaaaaaaaatcgattttagtTGAAACTATCTGACGGTGGAAATATTTAAAGTAAAATACAATGATACATTGTGatttaatcaaaatattgatCTCATTCAGTGAGTTTACTCGATGATTTCTTCTGTAATCAGATATCTGAACCAATTGGTAACTCCTAAATCAATGGAACCATATGCTCTAAAGATGACCAATTATCGTACCAGAATGAGGTAGAACACCGGTTTCTCACTTTcagttaatataattatttagatgTATCTAAATATTTGAGGATATTTTCCTCTCCATCCTCCGGGGTTTGATTTCAAAGAGATAAACAAGAAAGaaccttttaaaaatatattcggATCCATTGTGTCCAAAGAGATGGATGCAACCATGCGGTGGTGGGCTAGTGGTCTCGAGGAAGCAACAGCTCCAATACGGATCCGACTTTGAAATCCCGTGTGGCCACCCGGGCTGGCGTTAAATCGCAAGAATACGTGGAGTGCCGTGGACTTTGTGGAACTAGTCGATTGACCTCGCTCACCGGATCCCcatagttataaaaaaaaacatagatggATGCATGCTAATAGATTTCCACATAATCTTTAAACAACATGCCTTATTCACCTTGCAAATCAGCCTGATTctcaatccttttttttttgtttgcacaCGTCAATTAAGAAAGTTTTGTTTTACAAGAGGTTAGCTCCGTCCTGAACCAGACAAATTAAATGCAAAACATAACTTACAATCTCATTTATACATACATTATCTTGGGAGATGAAACACTATTAGCTAGAAGTTAATGAGACTAGTGATGACTAGTTTTGTGAGTTCCATGCTAGAGTAGGATAAGAAACAAGCCCTGCCTCTATAGTGTACAAGTAGTCTTCTCTTTGTCGTTGATGGCAATCCAAAATAAACAACCAGACGTGTTCCAGTTGTAGATGGGGATCAAGCTTCAATTGATGATCAAGTTTGTGCAAAGACTCTAACCTATAACCAATTGATTTTCCATTCTGATTTTTAGATCTGAGAGCtctcacaaaattttcaaatgtcTTTCATGCCTTCAATTAAACGGATGTTTATGTCAGAAAGTATCAATATATCATTTCCAAAACATAGGTATGTGATCTGAATGTTCTTACAGTGTGGGTAGTAACCAATGTGTCATTTCTTAGCTGATTTTCTCGTACTTTTGACAACACATTTATTCTACTAATTTAGGatcctatttttatctattgttgaaagttatcatttaaattttagacCCTTTAAAATTTGTTACTGAGGTACTTAAATTTTGGACCTGTTTGTTACAATATTACTAAACACTACTCAGGTGATACAACCGGTCTACTTAAAGTAAATCATCATCGTCTAATAAAACTAAACCAATGCAATACtccaaaactaaataaaaagtaaaccttcggttatcccctatatattatgaCCTATGTTGCatggaagcttcatcggacgtccgcttcccgcttcggaaccaGAATCagaatcggaaccttgtggaagcttgtGGAATCTCacttccaaaacgtttctaaaatattctctttaaaaacttgttggaagcttacgattccgttttAGAATCACGctaccatttaaaaaaaaaatgcaatgtatatcaataaatataaaaccatagttttaatctacataaaataaaaaaattaatagtaatgaatattgagttataaatatgcaaatatcaaaaataatactataaattatcattatgcattgagattttttattaaagatataacacatattgaaatatattgtgtcaattatttatgaagtattaaaaatcattaatataattttttttgtaaacttaattatgtgtatttttacagttttaatataaaatcatttcaaaattattataaatgaataaatgctttatttcaaatttaaatcatataatttttagtcctaatttttgttttcttaaatatatatatatatggatatacgcttccaacacgtatccgcttcctaatattttaaaaaaatctcgtTTCTGTGCTTCCTTACACTTCCGTTTCCACGTatccgcttccgtttccatgtaacatactgagaagcattacaatatttttttgtagtcaTGTGTCATCacagaatgattcttagaatccttagagaaatagattgatccatcaaaatatataataagcattttattaaactaaccataaatacactattaatgtactttattatttctttaaataaaatcacGGAATTTCCTAAtatggctaaaatatatatgacaattaatgattttgaataataaagatttgataaaaataagtgtatcttatattatattttttaattttaaactataaaaataaattaaacaaccatagtaactatataataaacattaaaaattttctttatatgttatatttgtgatccatggtttaaaatttttgttatgacatgatacaaatgattaaaaaatcatataaattgaagtttcatttaataagtattaaaaataaaagatatatatatatatatatatatcattttaaattaaattatatgccatataaaaaatatataaatatttcaattttgaaatttacgttgatcaatttttttgataaaaaatttgaaaatatattgaaaacttaatttaaaaaaaacatcatttcataaatattaatattaaaatatactatatatatgttactattatttaaatttaattacacaGGTGCGGTTTTCAGCTGAACCACTATCTTTTACGTGGGATTAGTTTTAAAGTGCGTTTTTTGGATTCTGCATGTATACAAAAattgaaacaaatattaattacacAGGTGCCGTTTTCAGCTGAACTACTATCTTTTACGTGCGTTTTTGAGTGACAGTGGTGAATGGTAATCAATTGGCGGTTTTGATAATTCCGCACTGAAAACCGTGAATTGCATGTCGCCATTCTCAACCCCAAGTTCAGGATCTAATTCTTGTTTTACTGATCCGAATCAtccttatattattttatggtaAAAATATGTCACAccgttgatttttttttaatttctggaAAGATATATATCAGCCGGAGTTCTGACTAGTTTGGCTGTACATAATTACAAAGTTTGTAATTGCAAATTTTCTAGAAGCACAACCATATCCATAACAAATGACGATGACACAAGATAAGATCcgataaaaaaagagaaagtaatTTGAACTGGGCAAAGTAGCGAGTAAGAAGAGGCGACTTTGTTGTACCTCAAAACTCCTTGAGAGGACCGCAACCTCTATAAAACTTCCATTGAATTTTACAAATTACAATGTATGAGacataaataaagaaaatcacattttaaattttgaatgtGATATCTAAACCCATTTTAAACTGAATTTTTATTAACATTTATAACTTTCAAactaacaaattaatatatcaaatatctAACTAAtcttttttcttatcattttaacttatcttatgtcttttttttttttgttcacaaacTTATCTTATGTCTATCCACtaaaataaattgataaaaacTATCAAAATTCTCCTTAAtgaacaatattgttttatgtttaatttatatGTCTAAGGTTCAATAATTAGTGTGATTTCTAAATCTACTTCAAGATCACAAACTATTTAACTACAACCCACGCTAGTGGCCTAGTCAGTACTATATTATCGTGTGTTCGGTGCTCCTAACCATATATAATTACTACTTGagtttaaacaaaataatgaatttGCAAATTCTTGTAAATTAAATGTTACGCTGTAGTGGCTCCTGGCactatttaaggaaaaaaaatgtagatCATACAAACTATCAGGAAACTCAAAACAAAACTTGAGAAAAATCACAAAAGTCAAAGTAAAATTGTAGACAACCTCACCGACGAAACTACCTAGCAGTAGATAACACAGCAGCCAAGAACACACTAAATCGTAATCCGGTTTCAAGTCCTAGAAAGAgtgatttattaaacaattatgtaGATTTACGGAAGAAAGATTTACAAGGGATCTTTAACATGGTGCAAATACATCTTGTAAGACGTGGATTTTCATAGGATGCCACATGTGATACAGTTAGGCGTAGATCTTCATAAGAcatgtagtattgtcggttgtcgaatcgtctatgtaatatttctcatatcataattgtaatattctAATAActcagagttaaaaaaaaatcgtaatCCGATAAATATGCATGAGTATTATAATTATGTAATTACTAAAAACTTCAAAGCTCCATCTAATGAtgcatttttttaatctaatgATGCATTTGATGTAAAACGTTTTTCTGattgaatatattttacatttaagaAAAATCTAAAGAAAGTAGACAATTacgattattttaaaaatattatcatcaCCAGTTTCTTGAGTTATTACACTATTTTTGATATAGATGTTCACGATATGTTTCCAGTAGGCAGTAGATAATATGTAACCACCAACCAAGAACATTGTCCTATTGCATATTTACACCTATAAACATTTGAGAtctaaagaagagaaaaaaatacataattttctGCTAATTCAGCTGTATGAAAATTAACAACTATGAAAGTAACAGACAAGAAACAAAACgtaacaagaaaataaatcaagaacgtATTTGCTCGGTCACGCAGTATTCTCACGAGCAGCCAGAAAACGAAAATTCTACTTGCTAGGATAATGATGACGTACAGTTCTTGGATTGAACGATGCTCTGTTTTCAATACTCAATTTCCTAGCgaaatctttcttcttcatcgcGTGTGAGGAAGATCCGCTCTTTTCCTTGATCGTTGGAACCAAGTACCAAGCAATACAGGTGAACGTAATCGCAACAGATCTTCCAAAGAAAACCAATAAAACAAGAACCAATATCACAGTCACGGGCAAGAACCGGTTCGGTCTCGTGatcttcttcagattctcgTTCAAAACGCAGTTATGTTTCTCCTCTGTTTCAAGCTCTGTTTTCTTCGTTTCCTCGGTTTTTGATTCGTTGACCACTGTTTTGACTTTAGCAGCAGCAGGAGCAACATCTTTGATCTTCTTTTGTTTATGAAGGTAAGATGATCTGATCACGACGGGGACACACTCGCCGGAGCTTGTGAACACGAATCGGACAAGAGGCGGGCCTCCAGAATCTAGCTTCTTGGAGTAGATGCTCTGCCTCTTCTGGTCGAGCTCTGAGAGAAGCTTAGAGAATTTGTCAAGTCCACGATTTGAATAAGGGTTCTTGCTCGCTTTTCTTGGCAAAGAACATGAAGATCTAAATGGGCTGGTCATTTCTTTTTTAGTTGATGATCCTTTGGTTTCTCTTATCTTGTGTTGTTCTTGCGGGATTAGGAGAGTTTCAATGGGTTTTTGTTTGCTTTATTTTTGGTTAGGAAGGATTTGATTTACAGACAAGAGAGACGACCTTGCTATTAATATAGTACAagatttgtaataaaaaaaattataagtctTGACGCGACAAGAATATTTGTGTAATGATAGGAAAGAAAatcgtttctaaaatatttaaaaattggaTTAAAGGATTTGACACGGTCTGATGAAATAAAGCGTTATAACCGGGTTATAACTGGTCAAACCTCTTGGTCTCAGaatttttatattcttttaaaagGAATTTTGATGAATACAAGAAGTTTCTAGGATCAAAAGGTTACATCATCGCATATGTGTATTAATCAGTTGGTCTTATTGATTGACTTTCTTGCGGCAGAAGATAATAAAAAAGTCGTTTTCTCACAAATTTCCAAACGGatagtaaaatattttggttgCCCCTCCTaactatattttgttttttttttttttttgtaaaactcCTAACTATATTTTGGCTTCAGAAAAGCAAAATCTAAGCCAAAATCTAACGGGAAGCTGTTTACAAAGTATTTATAATGGGATAGATATATAACAATATTTGGGCAACTTATTTGATGtatatatgtgattttttttggttctgtTTGATGAATATGCATTTGAAGGGAAGGTTTGTAGCCTAGAATTCTATATACTCCATccaatttgaaaatttgaaaatgttttgaaagatatttcaaaaatataaactgttgatcttttatatattaattttattatatattataaaaatatttagcaaTTGGTAATTTTCATATAAACCATGTTAATTAAAGGAGTTACAACTGAAGCTTATGCCTTGAGTTCGAGTATCATTACCTGCCTAACCACGATTTAAATGAATTTAATCATCTACACGTATCCGGATGTAATGTCTTGTGTGATTAGTTTTTGAGTAGAAAGTCTTTGGAATccatatatgattttataataaaaaataataatgttttgcAAATTTATTGTTTGTTAAATTATTACTACTATTCATATGTATCATTTTAGTTAATGTTCTTGATCATTTAATGTGCATGTGATAATAAGGTATTATTTTGTTCACTAAGTACGTTTTTTGTTTAATATCAAGCGCAGCCACTCCGTGTTTAGTGATAACTACATTAGTTAACCTCATTTAATGAGAAATGAATAAGGTTGCTGCTGCTCCTATCCTGATATTAGTTGTTGCGGACTACATcccaattttgtttttgaatataAGGAGATTCATAGCCAAATTCTGTAATTTTTCAAAGTCCAAAATTACaacatttatatta is part of the Brassica rapa cultivar Chiifu-401-42 chromosome A09, CAAS_Brap_v3.01, whole genome shotgun sequence genome and harbors:
- the LOC103838596 gene encoding uncharacterized protein LOC103838596, with amino-acid sequence MTSPFRSSCSLPRKASKNPYSNRGLDKFSKLLSELDQKRQSIYSKKLDSGGPPLVRFVFTSSGECVPVVIRSSYLHKQKKIKDVAPAAAKVKTVVNESKTEETKKTELETEEKHNCVLNENLKKITRPNRFLPVTVILVLVLLVFFGRSVAITFTCIAWYLVPTIKEKSGSSSHAMKKKDFARKLSIENRASFNPRTVRHHYPSK